A genomic stretch from Tribolium castaneum strain GA2 chromosome 6, icTriCast1.1, whole genome shotgun sequence includes:
- the LOC660949 gene encoding HUWE1-associated protein modifying stress responses isoform X1, with translation MNGDGDSESWLSGWEQQCADSVDEQPDFEQSLRDESENSHTRIWTAFQDSAAAIAQLYRDRVTGEPATLWLQFQTAAGTVTSLYKESSEGLRKSSDLAKQCGYQKRNKEILNWAKRKRRLICREDLLAYLSGKLPPKPNHHQYHHHNHHSRIPMSPRPRNISPPPGVAPPESLGLNSELHTFREALARSPLSCIARGPDLCAFITGEMARHCKRPASPSDVTMDSPTQQKRPRYM, from the exons ATGAACGGTGACGGTGATAGTGAGTCTTGGTTATCGGGATGGGAACAGCAGTGTGCCGATTCGGTGGACGAGCAGCCCGACTTCGAGCAGTCCCTTCGTGACGAATCGGAGAATTCTCACACGCGAATATGGACTGCGTTCCAGGACTCCGCCGCAGCCATAGCCCAGCTGTATCGCG ATCGGGTTACAGGAGAGCCGGCGACGCTCTGGTTGCAGTTCCAGACGGCTGCGGGCACGGTCACCTCATTATATAAAG AATCTTCAGAGGGGCTGCGGAAGTCGAGCGACCTGGCGAAACAGTGCGGATACCAAAAACGGAACAAGGAAATACTCAATTGGGCCAAGCGGAAACGGCGCCTGATCTGCAGAGAGGACCTGCTCGCCTACCTCTCCGGAAAGCTTCCACCCAAACCCAACCACCACCAGTACCACCACCACAACCACCACAG TAGGATCCCCATGTCTCCTCGCCCTAGGAACATATCGCCGCCTCCTGGAGTCGCGCCCCCTGAATCTCTGGGTCTTAATAGTGAGTTACACACCTTCAGGGAGGCCTTGGCGCGATCGCCCTTGTCTTGCATTGCCCGGGGCCCAGACTTGTGCGCTTTTATCACAGGGGAAATGGCCAGGCATTGTAAACGGCCGGCGAGTCCTTCCGATGTGACAATGGACAGTCCTACACAACAAAAAAGACCTCGATATATGTGA
- the LOC660949 gene encoding HUWE1-associated protein modifying stress responses isoform X2 — MNGDGDSESWLSGWEQQCADSVDEQPDFEQSLRDESENSHTRIWTAFQDSAAAIAQLYRDRVTGEPATLWLQFQTAAGTVTSLYKESSEGLRKSSDLAKQCGYQKRNKEILNWAKRKRRLICREDLLAYLSGKLPPKPNHHQYHHHNHHRIPMSPRPRNISPPPGVAPPESLGLNSELHTFREALARSPLSCIARGPDLCAFITGEMARHCKRPASPSDVTMDSPTQQKRPRYM, encoded by the exons ATGAACGGTGACGGTGATAGTGAGTCTTGGTTATCGGGATGGGAACAGCAGTGTGCCGATTCGGTGGACGAGCAGCCCGACTTCGAGCAGTCCCTTCGTGACGAATCGGAGAATTCTCACACGCGAATATGGACTGCGTTCCAGGACTCCGCCGCAGCCATAGCCCAGCTGTATCGCG ATCGGGTTACAGGAGAGCCGGCGACGCTCTGGTTGCAGTTCCAGACGGCTGCGGGCACGGTCACCTCATTATATAAAG AATCTTCAGAGGGGCTGCGGAAGTCGAGCGACCTGGCGAAACAGTGCGGATACCAAAAACGGAACAAGGAAATACTCAATTGGGCCAAGCGGAAACGGCGCCTGATCTGCAGAGAGGACCTGCTCGCCTACCTCTCCGGAAAGCTTCCACCCAAACCCAACCACCACCAGTACCACCACCACAACCACCACAG GATCCCCATGTCTCCTCGCCCTAGGAACATATCGCCGCCTCCTGGAGTCGCGCCCCCTGAATCTCTGGGTCTTAATAGTGAGTTACACACCTTCAGGGAGGCCTTGGCGCGATCGCCCTTGTCTTGCATTGCCCGGGGCCCAGACTTGTGCGCTTTTATCACAGGGGAAATGGCCAGGCATTGTAAACGGCCGGCGAGTCCTTCCGATGTGACAATGGACAGTCCTACACAACAAAAAAGACCTCGATATATGTGA
- the mRpS33 gene encoding small ribosomal subunit protein mS33: MSRYAKYADLTKLSTEYARRMLRLSNRIFGEVARPTNSKSMKVVRMFSEKPLNLRREVTHYYPRHVETGSLMIKLRHYGLYRDEHADFKEEMERMRVLRGKAKPKRQPRSKQQQEEEKKE; the protein is encoded by the coding sequence ATGAGTCGTTACGCAAAATACGCCGATTTAACGAAACTATCGACGGAATATGCGAGACGTATGTTGCGACTTAGTAATAGAATATTTGGTGAAGTCGCCCGCCCTACAAATTCCAAGTCAATGAAGGTGGTGCGAATGTTTAGTGAAAAACCCCTCAATTTGCGACGAGAAGTTACACATTACTACCCCAGACATGTAGAAACAGGATCGTTAATGATTAAATTGAGACACTACGGTTTGTACAGAGACGAACATGCCGATTTCAAGGAGGAAATGGAAAGAATGAGAGTCCTTCGAGGCAAAGCGAAACCAAAGAGACAACCACGGTCGAAACAGCAGCAAGAAGAAGAGAAGAAAGAATAA
- the ATPsynF gene encoding putative ATP synthase subunit f, mitochondrial, whose amino-acid sequence MGFGDYPAEYDPKVHGPYDPARFYGKADTPLAQVKLGELGGWLARRNKHPQAIAGAISRAYWRWQHKYVQPKRSGIAPFLQVVTASMVFFYVINSQKLSRHKNYKYH is encoded by the exons ATGGGTTTCGGCGATTATCCAGCGGAGTACGACCCTAAAGTCCACGGGCCGTACGACCCTGCACGTTTTTATGGCAAAG CTGATACTCCCTTGGCCCAAGTAAAATTGGGGGAGCTTGGAGGGTGGCTTGCACGTCGCAATAAGCATCCCCAGGCTATCGCTGGGGCTATCAGCCGAG CGTACTGGAGATGGCAACACAAGTACGTGCAGCCGAAACGCAGCGGGATTGCCCCGTTCTTGCAAGTCGTTACGGCTTCGATGGTCTTCTTCTATGTGATTAATTCACAAAAATTGA GCCGCCATAAGAACTACAAGTACCACTAA